The Prosthecobacter sp. SYSU 5D2 nucleotide sequence CTTTGGCTCCCCGGAGCGGGTGCTGACGGCCAAGGCAACGGAACTGGCCCGGGTAGAAAGCATTGCCATGGCCCAGGCGGAGGCCATCGCGGCCTGGGACGCTCGAGGTCAGGTGGAAGTGGAGTTGAAAAAAGTCCGTGACCGGGGCCTGACGCTGCTGACGCAGGAGGATGAGCTGTTCCCGCCGCTGCTGAAGCAGATCTATGACGCGCCAGTCCTGCTCTACGTGTGGGGCCAGCTCCAGAAGCGGGATCACCAGGCCATCGGCGTGGTGGGCAGCCGCCATGCCACCCTCTACGGCATGAATGCCACCAAGAAGCTGAGCTACCAGATTTCTTATGCGGGCTACACTGTCGTCAGCGGCCTGGCCCGGGGGATTGACACCGCTGCGCATGAGGCTGCCCTGGCTGCAAAAGGCCGGACGGTGGCGGTGATTGGCTCCGGCATGGGCAAGCTCTACCCGCCGGAAAACCTGGCCCTGGCGGAGCGCATTGCCCAGAACGGGGCGGTCATCAGCGAATACCCGGTGGACCGGATGGCTGACCGGCAGACTTTTCCGTACCGGAACCGCATCGTGGCGGGATGGTGCAGCGGTCTTCTGGTCGTCGAAGCGCCCATCAAGAGCGGATCTCTGATCACGGCCCAGCAGGCAACTGAGCAAGGCCGGACAGTATATGCGGTGCCAGGGCCCATTGACAAACCCACCTCCACCGGTTGTAACAGGCTG carries:
- the dprA gene encoding DNA-processing protein DprA: MTRTEAYLALNLIPQVGPVRIRRLLQAFGSPERVLTAKATELARVESIAMAQAEAIAAWDARGQVEVELKKVRDRGLTLLTQEDELFPPLLKQIYDAPVLLYVWGQLQKRDHQAIGVVGSRHATLYGMNATKKLSYQISYAGYTVVSGLARGIDTAAHEAALAAKGRTVAVIGSGMGKLYPPENLALAERIAQNGAVISEYPVDRMADRQTFPYRNRIVAGWCSGLLVVEAPIKSGSLITAQQATEQGRTVYAVPGPIDKPTSTGCNRLIQQGAKLVMDGADILDDLMALFPTAPMPPKVEALPPAANLTLDEQILFDAMTTEEVHIDELTSRSGLAAGTVNVNLMRLEMKRLIRALPGRRYVRVA